GGGAGGCCGAGGGCGACGACGCGCTCTGCGGCGGTGTCCGCCCAGTCCTGCGCGTGGGCGACGAGGACGTCGAGGAACTCGTGGACGCCGATGAAGTTCGCGCCACGGACGTGCCAGTGTGCCTGCTTGCCGTTGACGGCGAGGGCCTGGAGGTTGACGACCACGGGGCTGAGGAACTGGGCGACGCCGGCGGCGACGTCGGCCGATGCGGAGCTGGTGGGGACGTGGACGGTGTCGGTCATGGGTTCTCTCCTCGAGCGGCGGGACGGGTCTGCGGGCTGCGGACGATGTCGCCAATCTCGCGCATCCGTCTGCCGCCCGCAAGCAAGCTGAGGCATGGCTTACCGGGTCGAGCGCGCTCCCGGATCCGTTCCCGGCAGCGACTCTCCCACGCTCAGCGGAGCGCCGAGACGCGGGCCGCCACCCCCTTGACGTCCCGGATGCGGCGCTCGTAGCGGGCCGCGACCGCGATGAGGACCACGCCGCCTATCCCCGCCCACGCCCACCAGGGGACGGTCGTCGATGCCTCGCGTATCCACGGCCAGAGCTGGGCGACGGCGTGCACGAGCAGGACGCCCGCGCCGATGAGGAACGGCGCGCGCAGCCTCAGGCGGGCTCCGGTGAGCAGCGTGGCGAGCGCGAGGACCCCGAGCCCGACGATGCGCCACGCCGGGCTCGGGCCGAGGTCGGCGAGGAGCGGCGGGACGAGCAGGACGAGGAGCCCGGGCGACAGGTGCTGCGTGCTGCCTGCCGTCGCGTCGCGGATCAGGCGTCGGGCGCCGACCACGAGCAGCGCCACGGCGATCGGCACCGTGACGGTCTCCACCGGGTCCGCGGCTCCCGCGACGACCAGGATCGCGGCGACCAGCCCGCCGACGACGAGCCCCGCGAGCGCGAGGACGCGGTCGCCCGACGGGTGCGATGCGGCGCGCTGTCCCGCCTCGTCGGTCCCGGCGCCGGTCGTCGTCAGCCCG
This genomic interval from Clavibacter michiganensis contains the following:
- a CDS encoding Dps family protein codes for the protein MTDTVHVPTSSASADVAAGVAQFLSPVVVNLQALAVNGKQAHWHVRGANFIGVHEFLDVLVAHAQDWADTAAERVVALGLPIDARIETVAASTTTAPLTPGFRPSSATIAEVIAQIDATMELVNRAVQELGEIDVNSQDVAIEIARGLEKDRWFLFAHISE